One segment of Vibrio gazogenes DNA contains the following:
- a CDS encoding CvpA family protein: MNWLDIVILSVIGLSALISLIRGFAKEALSLATWLLAFFIAGHYYPKLAVYYSNIQDDMFRNGAAIATLFIATLIVGALVNYVISQLVQKTGLSGTDRVLGVVFGGLRGVLIIAAVLFFMDAFTAFPSSKWWENSQLVPQFRWIIVQFFEHLKTSSSFLTGTV, translated from the coding sequence ATGAACTGGTTAGATATTGTCATTTTAAGTGTGATTGGCCTGTCAGCATTGATCAGCCTGATTCGTGGTTTTGCGAAAGAGGCATTGTCACTGGCGACTTGGCTGCTTGCATTTTTTATTGCAGGCCACTATTACCCAAAGTTGGCTGTTTATTATTCGAATATTCAGGATGACATGTTCCGCAATGGTGCCGCGATTGCGACGTTGTTTATTGCAACATTAATCGTTGGCGCGTTGGTGAATTATGTGATTTCCCAGCTTGTACAAAAAACGGGGCTTTCAGGAACGGATCGGGTTCTTGGTGTGGTGTTTGGCGGACTCCGAGGTGTTCTGATCATTGCTGCGGTTCTGTTTTTTATGGATGCGTTTACTGCGTTTCCAAGTTCAAAATGGTGGGAAAACTCACAATTGGTGCCTCAGTTTCGGTGGATTATTGTGCAGTTTTTCGAACATTTGAAAACATCATCTAGTTTTCTTACCGGTACGGTCTAA
- the purF gene encoding amidophosphoribosyltransferase, whose protein sequence is MCGIVGIVGSTLVNQSIYDALTVLQHRGQDAAGICTIDSNRFRLRKANGLVTDVFAAKHMQRLQGTVGIGHVRYPTAGSSSASEAQPFYVNSPFGITLAHNGNLTNAHHVREKLFEKDRRHVNTTSDSEVLLNVLAHEIDTIKGNVGAEDVFRAVTSVHRSIKGAYAVVAMIIGHGMIAFRDPNGIRPLCLGKRNVGGQTEYMVASESVALDAVGFEFMRDVAPGEAIYITFEGELYTHQCADNPQLNPCIFEFVYFARPDSFIDQISVYSARVEMGKKLGERIQQDYADLDIDVVIPIPETSCDIALQIAQALDKPYRQGFVKNRYVGRTFIMPGQQQRRKSVRRKLNAIRSEFKDKNVLLVDDSIVRGTTSEQIIEMARDSGAKKVYMVSAAPEIRFPNVYGIDMPSANELIAHGRDNESICRQIGADALIFQTIEDLVSAVGIGNPNISCFETSVFNGEYVTGDIDQAYLDYLEAMRNDDAKEQKEIQQELASLELYNEEN, encoded by the coding sequence ATGTGTGGTATTGTTGGAATTGTTGGTTCAACGCTTGTCAACCAGTCCATCTATGATGCTTTGACCGTGTTGCAGCATCGCGGCCAAGATGCCGCGGGCATTTGTACCATAGATAGCAATCGTTTTCGTCTGCGTAAGGCAAATGGATTGGTTACCGATGTATTTGCTGCAAAGCATATGCAGCGCCTTCAAGGAACGGTTGGCATCGGACATGTCCGTTATCCGACAGCAGGGAGCTCAAGTGCATCCGAGGCGCAGCCTTTTTATGTCAACTCACCGTTTGGTATCACACTGGCTCATAATGGTAATCTAACCAATGCCCATCATGTTCGAGAGAAGCTGTTTGAGAAAGATCGCCGTCATGTCAATACGACGTCTGACTCTGAGGTGCTGTTGAATGTTCTGGCACATGAAATTGATACGATTAAAGGGAATGTCGGCGCAGAAGATGTCTTTAGAGCGGTTACCAGTGTACATCGTTCGATTAAAGGCGCTTATGCTGTCGTTGCGATGATTATCGGTCATGGCATGATTGCGTTTCGGGATCCAAACGGTATTCGTCCACTGTGTTTGGGTAAACGCAATGTCGGCGGACAAACTGAGTATATGGTTGCATCTGAGTCTGTTGCATTGGATGCAGTTGGATTTGAGTTTATGCGGGATGTTGCCCCAGGTGAGGCAATTTATATTACTTTTGAGGGGGAGCTTTACACACATCAGTGTGCTGATAATCCTCAGTTGAACCCATGCATTTTTGAATTCGTTTATTTTGCTCGTCCGGATTCTTTCATCGACCAAATTTCTGTCTATAGTGCACGGGTCGAAATGGGCAAAAAATTGGGTGAGCGCATTCAACAGGATTATGCTGATCTCGATATTGATGTTGTGATTCCGATTCCTGAAACCTCTTGTGATATTGCCCTGCAAATCGCACAGGCATTAGATAAGCCGTATCGTCAGGGGTTTGTCAAAAACCGTTATGTCGGCCGGACATTTATTATGCCGGGTCAACAACAACGTCGGAAGTCAGTACGTAGAAAGCTCAATGCGATTCGTTCTGAATTTAAAGACAAGAATGTGCTACTGGTCGATGATTCAATTGTCCGAGGCACAACATCAGAACAGATTATCGAAATGGCCCGCGATTCTGGCGCCAAAAAAGTCTATATGGTTTCTGCTGCCCCGGAAATTCGTTTCCCGAATGTTTACGGTATTGATATGCCAAGTGCCAATGAACTCATTGCTCATGGCCGCGATAATGAATCCATCTGTCGTCAAATCGGTGCGGACGCATTGATTTTCCAGACGATTGAAGATCTTGTCAGTGCTGTTGGTATCGGGAATCCGAATATCAGTTGCTTTGAAACCTCGGTCTTTAATGGTGAATATGTGACTGGTGATATTGATCAGGCTTATCTGGACTATCTGGAAGCGATGAGAAACGACGACGCCAAAGAACAGAAAGAGATTCAACAAGAGTTGGCAAGTCTTGAGCTCTATAATGAAGAAAACTGA
- a CDS encoding Na+/H+ antiporter family protein, which yields MNPVVISVCIMLILALLRVNVVVALTFSAIIGGLVSGMSLNESVTAFESGLGGGATIALSYAMLGAFAVAISKSGLTDLVAHTVIRKIHGKEQQETQTGLKYAILIALILVTMSSQNIIPVHIAFIPILIPPLLGVFAKLKLDRRLIACILTFGLITPYMVLPIGFGGIFLKDILLRNLQENGLVNITASQIPTAMLLPGTGMVFGLLIAVFFSYRKPREYRKTELTVVHHNPEHTINGRYILTAAIGIIAALSVQLFTDSMIIGALTGFMVFTFGGVIAWKETHDVFTKGVHMMAMIGFIMIAAAGFAAVMKQTGGVESLVSSLSHSIGDNKPLAALLMLVVGLLVTMGIGSSFSTIPIIATIYVPLAAAFGFSPMATIALVGTAAALGDAGSPASDSTLGPTSGLNADGQHEHVWETVVPTFIHYNIPLIIFGWIAAMIL from the coding sequence ATGAACCCTGTCGTTATTTCAGTCTGTATCATGTTGATACTTGCACTGCTTCGTGTGAACGTTGTTGTCGCACTGACATTTAGTGCGATCATAGGTGGGCTCGTTTCAGGCATGAGTCTGAATGAGTCAGTCACTGCGTTTGAAAGTGGTCTTGGTGGCGGTGCGACTATCGCACTCAGTTATGCCATGCTCGGTGCATTTGCTGTCGCTATCTCTAAATCCGGTCTCACCGATTTAGTCGCTCATACGGTCATTCGCAAAATTCATGGCAAAGAGCAACAGGAAACACAGACCGGCTTGAAATATGCTATTTTGATCGCACTCATTCTGGTGACGATGTCTTCCCAGAATATTATCCCGGTCCATATCGCGTTTATTCCCATTCTGATTCCGCCACTATTGGGCGTTTTTGCCAAACTCAAATTAGATCGCCGTCTGATTGCCTGTATTCTCACATTCGGCCTCATTACCCCTTACATGGTCCTTCCTATTGGTTTCGGGGGGATTTTCTTAAAAGATATTCTGCTGAGAAATCTCCAAGAGAATGGTTTGGTCAATATCACAGCAAGCCAGATCCCTACCGCGATGTTACTCCCCGGAACCGGCATGGTCTTCGGACTTTTAATTGCGGTGTTCTTTAGTTATCGCAAACCCAGAGAATACCGTAAAACTGAATTGACCGTAGTTCATCACAATCCAGAACATACGATTAATGGTCGATATATTCTGACGGCAGCTATCGGTATTATTGCAGCGCTCAGCGTGCAGTTGTTCACCGACTCGATGATTATTGGCGCACTCACTGGCTTTATGGTATTTACCTTTGGTGGCGTTATCGCTTGGAAAGAGACCCATGATGTCTTTACCAAAGGGGTGCATATGATGGCGATGATCGGTTTCATCATGATTGCAGCCGCTGGCTTTGCCGCAGTGATGAAACAAACAGGCGGGGTCGAATCGCTTGTTTCATCACTCTCTCATAGTATTGGGGACAATAAGCCGTTGGCAGCCCTATTAATGCTGGTTGTCGGGCTATTAGTCACTATGGGGATAGGCTCTTCATTTTCGACCATTCCGATTATTGCAACGATTTATGTCCCGCTGGCGGCAGCTTTCGGTTTCTCACCGATGGCAACAATCGCCTTAGTGGGTACAGCCGCTGCATTAGGCGATGCCGGCTCTCCGGCATCTGACTCTACACTCGGTCCGACATCCGGCCTCAATGCAGACGGACAGCACGAACACGTCTGGGAAACCGTTGTTCCCACGTTTATTCACTATAATATCCCTCTGATTATCTTCGGCTGGATTGCTGCGATGATTCTGTAG
- the rnt gene encoding ribonuclease T codes for MTEVNNKQRLKDRFRGYLPVVIDVETAGFNAQTDALLEICAITLKMDDEGQLQPATTLHFHIEPFEGANLEKEALEFNGIYDPFSPLRGAVSEMEALKEIYKQVRKEQKEAECSRAIIVAHNATFDHRFVMAASERSHLKRVPFHPFATFDTATLSGLAYGQTVLAKACRTAGIPFDNKEAHSALYDTQKTADLFCGIVNKWQALGGWPLPDTESEEN; via the coding sequence ATGACGGAAGTAAACAATAAACAGCGTTTAAAAGATCGCTTTCGGGGATATCTGCCTGTAGTCATCGATGTCGAGACAGCAGGTTTTAATGCACAAACTGATGCGCTTCTTGAGATTTGTGCAATCACACTCAAGATGGATGATGAAGGCCAGCTTCAGCCGGCAACCACACTCCATTTTCACATCGAACCATTTGAAGGTGCCAATCTGGAAAAAGAAGCGCTGGAATTCAATGGCATTTATGACCCGTTCAGCCCACTTCGCGGGGCTGTCAGTGAAATGGAAGCTCTGAAAGAAATCTATAAACAGGTGCGTAAAGAACAAAAGGAAGCTGAGTGCAGCCGGGCAATCATTGTTGCTCATAATGCAACATTCGATCATCGCTTCGTCATGGCAGCCAGTGAACGCAGTCACCTCAAACGCGTTCCTTTTCATCCTTTTGCTACATTTGATACTGCTACTTTAAGCGGTCTGGCCTATGGACAAACAGTGCTCGCAAAAGCCTGCCGAACTGCCGGGATTCCATTTGATAATAAAGAAGCCCACTCAGCACTTTATGACACCCAAAAAACGGCGGATCTTTTCTGTGGGATTGTCAATAAATGGCAGGCATTAGGCGGCTGGCCGTTACCCGATACCGAATCAGAAGAAAACTAA
- the motY gene encoding flagellar protein MotY, producing MSIKYGLIAGLGTILSLWGSVGYAMQKHYVATPQQSKWEMVSDTPLECRLVHPIPSYGNAEFSSRASKKLNLDFELKMLRPMGETRNVSLVSMPPAWRPGDRAESLSHLKFFKQFDGYIGGQLAWNLLSELEKGRNPTFSYQAWQDRDRLIEVSLSSVLFHSKYNDFSNCISRLLPYSFEDISFTILHYNRDSVQVNKASQKRLAQIAEYIRYNQDIDLILVSTYTDGSRSKNESQSLSEKRAEVLRDYFKSLGLPEKRIQVEGYGKRRAIANDMTPIGKEKNRRVVISLGRTQV from the coding sequence ATGTCTATAAAGTATGGGTTGATTGCCGGTTTGGGGACGATTTTGAGTCTCTGGGGGAGTGTCGGATATGCGATGCAAAAGCATTATGTGGCAACGCCCCAACAGTCAAAATGGGAGATGGTGTCTGATACGCCGCTTGAGTGTCGGCTTGTGCATCCGATCCCGTCTTACGGTAATGCTGAGTTTTCTTCTCGGGCAAGTAAAAAGTTGAATCTCGATTTCGAGTTGAAGATGCTGCGTCCGATGGGAGAAACGCGGAATGTTTCTCTGGTGTCGATGCCACCGGCGTGGCGTCCGGGAGACCGGGCGGAATCTCTCTCTCATTTGAAATTTTTTAAACAATTTGACGGTTATATCGGCGGTCAGTTAGCCTGGAACTTACTCAGTGAACTGGAGAAAGGCCGGAACCCGACATTCAGTTATCAGGCGTGGCAAGATCGGGATCGTTTGATTGAAGTTTCATTGTCTTCGGTGTTATTCCACAGTAAGTACAATGACTTTAGTAACTGTATTAGTCGTTTACTGCCGTACAGTTTCGAAGATATTTCATTCACGATTTTGCATTATAACCGAGATAGTGTTCAGGTGAATAAAGCGTCACAAAAGCGTTTGGCGCAGATTGCTGAATATATTCGCTATAATCAGGACATCGATCTGATTTTGGTTTCCACCTATACCGATGGTTCCCGCTCAAAGAATGAAAGTCAGAGTCTGTCGGAGAAACGCGCAGAAGTGCTGCGTGACTATTTCAAATCGCTGGGATTACCAGAGAAGCGGATTCAGGTCGAAGGGTATGGTAAACGTCGGGCGATAGCGAATGACATGACACCGATTGGTAAAGAAAAGAATCGCCGCGTGGTGATTTCGTTAGGCCGGACACAAGTGTGA
- the gloA gene encoding lactoylglutathione lyase: MSNNRILHTMLRVGDLERSIKFYTDIMGMKLLRKNENAEYKYTLAFVGYSDESEGAVIELTYNWGVETYDLGNAYGHIAIGVDDIYQTCQVIKDAGGDVTREPGPVKGGTTHIAFIKDPDGYMVELIQNKQAGAGLQG; the protein is encoded by the coding sequence ATGTCCAACAATCGAATTTTACATACCATGTTACGTGTCGGAGATTTAGAACGCTCAATCAAATTTTATACCGACATCATGGGAATGAAATTGCTGCGTAAAAATGAAAATGCGGAATACAAATATACACTCGCGTTTGTCGGCTATAGCGATGAGTCAGAAGGCGCAGTCATTGAACTGACTTACAACTGGGGCGTTGAAACGTATGATTTAGGTAATGCCTACGGACATATTGCTATCGGTGTCGATGATATCTATCAGACCTGTCAGGTCATCAAAGATGCTGGCGGTGACGTCACTCGCGAACCGGGGCCGGTAAAAGGTGGGACCACCCATATCGCTTTTATCAAAGACCCGGATGGTTACATGGTGGAATTAATTCAGAATAAACAGGCAGGCGCCGGTCTTCAGGGTTAA
- a CDS encoding FCD domain-containing protein, whose protein sequence is MNISATPPKRLYQEIGLTLQQRIFSGEFSIGERLPPERDIAEAMQVSRSVVREAIIMLELQGLVEVRKGSGVYVIALSHQDPQPSQPSMPKTRSDIGPFELLQARQIIESQIASFAATNLTKNDFSKLREALDIERKQLETGHGDYDGDEQFHLAIAYASQNSVLCDIVRDLWQRRDESPMWRQLHARITNKNYRGAWLEDHEKILFALQRRSPEAAKEAMWQHLEHVKQTLFHLSDADDPQFDGFLFQ, encoded by the coding sequence ATGAATATTTCAGCTACGCCCCCGAAACGACTTTATCAGGAAATCGGTCTGACTCTTCAGCAGCGCATCTTTTCCGGAGAATTCAGCATCGGTGAACGCTTGCCTCCGGAAAGAGATATTGCCGAAGCAATGCAGGTCAGCCGTTCAGTCGTCAGAGAAGCGATTATCATGCTGGAACTGCAAGGACTGGTGGAAGTTCGCAAAGGTTCTGGAGTTTATGTCATTGCTCTATCTCATCAGGATCCCCAACCCTCTCAGCCATCGATGCCCAAAACGCGTTCGGATATCGGACCATTTGAGCTGTTACAAGCCCGCCAGATCATCGAAAGCCAGATTGCCAGTTTTGCAGCAACCAATCTGACTAAGAATGATTTTTCCAAACTTCGCGAAGCCTTGGATATTGAACGAAAACAGTTGGAAACAGGTCATGGTGATTATGATGGCGATGAACAATTTCATTTAGCCATCGCGTATGCCTCACAAAATAGTGTGCTATGCGATATTGTCCGGGATCTTTGGCAACGGCGAGATGAAAGTCCGATGTGGCGTCAGCTTCACGCCCGTATCACCAATAAAAACTATCGGGGTGCCTGGCTGGAAGACCATGAGAAAATCCTGTTTGCCCTGCAAAGGCGTTCTCCGGAAGCTGCAAAAGAAGCGATGTGGCAACACCTCGAGCATGTCAAACAGACTCTATTTCATTTATCTGACGCCGACGATCCACAATTTGATGGGTTTCTTTTCCAGTAA
- the nth gene encoding endonuclease III — MNKQKRIEILERLRENNPKPQTELNWNTPFELLIAVLLSAQATDVSVNKATDKLYPVANTPQAILALGVDGLKDYIKTIGLFNSKAENVIKTCRILLEKYQGEVPENREALESLPGVGRKTANVVLNTAFGWPTIAVDTHIFRVSNRTKFASGKNVDEVEQKLLKVVPKEFKIDVHHWLILHGRYTCIARKPRCGSCIIEDLCEYKQKTE, encoded by the coding sequence ATGAATAAGCAAAAGCGGATCGAGATTCTCGAACGATTACGGGAAAATAATCCCAAGCCACAAACTGAGCTCAACTGGAATACGCCCTTCGAACTTCTGATTGCGGTGCTGCTCTCCGCTCAGGCAACAGATGTCAGCGTCAATAAAGCCACCGATAAGTTATACCCGGTCGCCAATACACCGCAGGCGATTCTGGCGCTGGGTGTCGATGGGTTGAAGGACTATATCAAAACCATCGGCTTATTTAATTCTAAAGCTGAAAACGTAATTAAAACCTGCCGGATTTTACTTGAAAAATATCAAGGGGAAGTCCCGGAAAACCGAGAAGCTTTGGAATCACTCCCCGGTGTCGGACGTAAAACAGCCAATGTCGTCCTCAACACGGCTTTCGGCTGGCCAACCATTGCCGTCGATACTCATATCTTTCGCGTTTCCAACCGAACCAAGTTTGCTTCAGGAAAGAATGTTGACGAAGTCGAACAGAAACTCCTGAAAGTGGTGCCTAAAGAATTCAAAATCGATGTTCATCATTGGCTGATTCTGCACGGCCGTTACACCTGTATCGCCCGCAAACCGCGCTGTGGCAGTTGTATTATTGAAGACCTGTGTGAATATAAGCAAAAAACAGAATAA
- a CDS encoding electron transport complex subunit E, whose product MSQSQVLMKNGLWNNNPALVQLLGLCPLLAVSSTITNALGLGIATLAVLVSSNVTVSLVRNHVPKEVRIPVFVMIIAALVTCVQLLMNAFAFGLYLSLGIFIPLIVTNCIIIGRAEAFASKNDVLPSALDGFWMGAGMTCVLVVLGAIRELLGNGTLFDGADLLLGEWAKALRVDVLHLDNSFLLALLPPGAFICVGFLIALKSCIDKYLASRQPKQTKPQIERARVTKVTQ is encoded by the coding sequence ATGAGTCAATCACAGGTATTGATGAAAAATGGTTTGTGGAACAATAACCCAGCCTTAGTCCAATTGCTCGGGTTATGCCCGCTTCTCGCGGTCTCTTCCACCATCACCAACGCGCTGGGGCTGGGAATTGCCACTCTCGCAGTACTCGTTAGTTCAAATGTCACCGTTTCTCTGGTCAGAAACCATGTGCCGAAAGAAGTCAGAATCCCGGTCTTTGTGATGATCATTGCGGCACTGGTGACCTGCGTCCAACTGCTGATGAATGCATTTGCGTTTGGCTTATATTTGTCATTAGGAATCTTTATTCCGCTCATCGTCACCAACTGCATTATTATCGGTCGCGCTGAAGCGTTCGCATCTAAAAATGATGTGCTGCCCTCTGCATTGGATGGATTCTGGATGGGCGCGGGCATGACCTGCGTACTGGTCGTGTTAGGGGCAATCCGAGAACTACTCGGCAACGGAACACTGTTTGACGGTGCAGACCTTTTACTGGGGGAATGGGCCAAAGCTCTCCGGGTCGATGTATTACATCTGGACAATAGCTTTTTACTTGCACTCCTCCCCCCGGGCGCATTTATCTGCGTCGGTTTTTTGATTGCCCTCAAAAGCTGTATTGATAAATATCTGGCTTCTCGTCAACCAAAACAGACCAAACCACAAATTGAGAGAGCCCGGGTCACGAAAGTGACTCAATAA
- the rsxG gene encoding electron transport complex subunit RsxG — protein MLNAIRKNGVILAVFACVSTGVVAITHYLTQNKIEQQEQKQLLTILAQVIPPQTHDNVLSGSCTVVDIPYLTGQPTLHAYIAKQHDVPTGIAIETIAPDGYNGAIKLIVGVNNQGVITGTRVLIHHETPGLGDKIDRRISDWILSFTGQQVTAENESQWKVRKDGGQFDQFTGATITPRAVVKAVKKITQFVDQNREQLYRQPYNCHGGQS, from the coding sequence ATGCTAAATGCAATACGAAAAAACGGAGTGATCCTCGCAGTTTTTGCCTGTGTATCAACAGGTGTGGTTGCGATCACCCATTACTTGACCCAAAACAAAATTGAACAACAGGAGCAAAAACAGCTGCTCACAATTTTGGCTCAGGTCATTCCCCCCCAAACTCATGATAATGTCCTTTCCGGATCGTGTACTGTCGTGGATATTCCCTATTTAACCGGGCAACCGACACTGCATGCCTATATCGCCAAGCAACATGATGTGCCGACGGGAATAGCAATTGAAACTATTGCTCCCGATGGTTACAACGGTGCGATTAAACTGATTGTCGGAGTCAATAATCAAGGTGTCATTACCGGGACACGCGTTCTTATTCACCATGAAACCCCGGGGCTCGGAGATAAAATTGATCGACGCATCAGTGACTGGATTCTGTCATTTACCGGCCAACAAGTAACCGCTGAAAACGAATCGCAGTGGAAAGTGCGTAAAGACGGCGGCCAGTTCGACCAGTTCACTGGCGCAACCATTACACCAAGAGCGGTGGTCAAAGCCGTCAAGAAAATTACACAATTTGTTGATCAAAACCGCGAGCAGCTTTATCGTCAACCTTACAATTGTCACGGAGGCCAGTCATGA
- the rsxD gene encoding electron transport complex subunit RsxD has product MAFFIASSPHTHQKRSTSDLMKWVAIAACPGLIAQTYFFGWGTFIQLIFGIMVAVGLESLIMKIRQRSPVSALRDYSALVTAWLLAVAIPPLAPWWIMVIGLIFAIVIAKQLYGGLGQNPFNPAMIGYVVLLISFPVQMTSWLPPHSLSAESTSLSDALSVIFSGFNDHGLSLQQLRVSVDGVTMATPLDAIKNGFRTGHSIAEVLTHRQFGSIAGIGWEWVNVAYLLGGLLLIRVRVIQWHIPVAYLTGLVVISSLCQLFGVETTTSPLIHLFSGATMLGAFFIATDPVTASTTVKGRLCYGAFIGVMIFIIRSWGGYPDGIAFAVILANMCVPLIDYYTQPRTYGH; this is encoded by the coding sequence GTGGCATTTTTTATCGCAAGTTCTCCGCACACGCATCAAAAACGCAGCACTTCAGACTTAATGAAGTGGGTTGCGATTGCGGCTTGTCCCGGACTCATCGCACAAACCTATTTTTTTGGTTGGGGCACTTTCATTCAGCTTATTTTCGGTATCATGGTCGCTGTCGGACTGGAAAGTCTGATCATGAAAATACGTCAGCGCTCTCCCGTCAGCGCTCTCAGGGATTACAGTGCATTAGTCACCGCTTGGTTGCTCGCGGTTGCAATTCCGCCTTTAGCGCCGTGGTGGATTATGGTCATCGGCTTAATTTTTGCCATTGTGATTGCCAAACAGCTCTATGGCGGTCTGGGACAGAATCCGTTTAATCCGGCAATGATTGGCTATGTGGTGTTATTGATCTCGTTTCCCGTCCAGATGACCAGTTGGCTCCCGCCACACTCACTGTCTGCGGAAAGTACTTCATTATCTGATGCTCTTTCGGTTATTTTCAGCGGATTTAATGATCACGGTCTTTCCCTGCAACAACTGCGGGTCAGCGTCGATGGTGTCACCATGGCCACGCCGCTCGATGCTATCAAAAATGGCTTTCGGACCGGTCATTCAATCGCTGAAGTTTTAACGCATAGGCAGTTCGGTAGCATTGCCGGGATTGGCTGGGAATGGGTCAACGTTGCTTATCTGCTCGGCGGCCTGTTACTGATTCGGGTTCGTGTGATCCAATGGCATATCCCAGTGGCTTATCTCACCGGATTGGTTGTCATCAGTAGTCTGTGCCAGCTGTTTGGTGTCGAAACAACCACATCACCATTGATTCACCTCTTTTCCGGAGCCACCATGCTCGGTGCATTTTTTATCGCAACCGACCCTGTAACGGCTTCAACCACCGTGAAAGGCCGTCTGTGCTATGGCGCATTTATCGGTGTGATGATCTTCATTATTCGCAGTTGGGGGGGCTACCCTGACGGGATTGCCTTCGCGGTCATTCTCGCCAATATGTGTGTACCGTTGATCGACTATTACACACAACCAAGAACCTACGGACACTGA